The DNA region AAGGAACTTAtagttaattattttcatcttgaACGTAGATATTGAGGTAGAAAAGTTTTACAATGTTTGCGTATATGATGCCGTGAATATATATCGCGCAATGGCTACGTTACGGTATAAATTCGTTTCAAAAGAAACTGAGATAAGGAAATATTTACTTGGAAAATAAAGGAAACACAAGTTACGTAGTAAAATTTATACGGAAGACTGTTTGCTCAAACGTGTCAACGTGTAGGTAACTGGTATTGTAAAGAATCAACGTCTACATTCATATTATTATGACTGTGAGATTGAacgttacaatataataataataataacaataataataataatgtaatgtGTAAAATATCTCGGagtattttgaataatttttatatatacaatatctttatttattactaaATACGATacgtaatataattatatatctctaaattaatattttttatatacggTACAGTCACGCGACATTAAAttaatgtaaataataattaatactgTAAGGTAacatatacgtgtatgtaaaaggtaacaaaaagaaaaggaagaaaaaaaaaggaattgtCTCTTTCTCCAACCAATTTGAGAAAACGGAAAAATGGACGCAAAAATCGCTTCCACGTAACGAACAACGTTAACTtcgcatgtttttttctttttatattctgCATCACGTGTAGCGGTAACCGAACATTTCTCATGTAActcgaggttttttttttctatttattgttCTTTTGTTGCTTACACACGTTATGTCAAAGATTATAACAGGGTGTATTATTTTCCTGAGAATTATATAACATAAACTGCAGGTCTCTTTTCTACCGAATCAATATTTGCTCAGTGGATGACGGCGTGTATTTCGTCTAGAACCCAGACTACACATCCTGCGGCTTATATTGCTAACGATGGGGGGTAAGAAAATAAGGAGGAGAAAGAACCAACTTGTATCCTGCACCAGACAGATTATCCCTTATACTCGTAATGCAGATGGAATAAAACACGGTTACTGTAGTTTTTActgcatataataatatgtaggTAGTTGTTACATTCATGCTCGCCCTTCTTGTATTTAACACCCGATGCAGTGGGACTGTACGCGTAATTCGTCTGGACAGTTAAAATTGACGGAGTTCGCACGCGTTTAATTATCCAATGGATTTTATTACAGAGATTAAACTCGAGACGAAGCTTTTACGCAGTGCATACCACCGGAATATCTCAAAGACTTACTGACGATTCTTAAGAACCCCGGCGACGACGCTTCACGATCGTTGTGTAATTATATATCTCCGATCAAGATTCGCTCGTTGCATATTCGCATTTGTAAACAAATATAACGCAGAGATAAGAGAAATTTTACGAACGGATTCTCTTTCCACTTGcagagtataataataaattgtatataGCAAACAGTTAACACGTCGTGTACTTGaacgaatattattgacgATGTGCTTGAATTGAAGATTCTAATTTCAGACTCCACATCATGTTATCCATATCCATGGATTCACGCTTTGTCGAGTCAATCAGAAACGGAAATagtaaatcgaaaaaatggGCGTTTAAGGTACAGGCTTATAGGTAATAATTGATCGAAGAACAGATGCAGTAATTAACCGTGAaaaatgtatacctatacttcGTTTCTTcgaacaataattaatttcaatcgaaactttgaaacttttttttttatttcaaacataaCACGTTTTTCGCAAACTATTCAAAAGGCGAataaagtatatttattaatcgATTAGTCTATCAATAAcgtaaaaagtggaaaaaagatACGATCTGAGAGTTTGAGAGATCACCTTACCTCATGCATCTACACCAATataatatagttatatatatatttataacaccTACATTGTATATCGCGTATGTACGCGTATACGCATGGCGAAGACAGGCATGCGGTTTATAGTCGAGAGTATAGGGCGTGTGTTGATTCTGCCGAAGATAAGGTactcgaaaaagaaataacggGTTCGCAGTGGTTCTCATATTTAGCCACATCCTGCTAAACAGCCTGCACACCAGCACACGTCGCATAAGACGAAGTTAAATTAAATCTGCAACGCATGAGGAAGACGAGacaaatggatttttttttacaaataactaTAAATACTTTATTACGAGTATACAATCGTatcaatatacaatattttaatattatgtaATATCTCGTTACATCTAAACACTTACgcgtatatattaatattaataataataataataataataataaggatCGTCGCGTATAAAATGCGTGTATAAAAGTTTACTAATCTgtatgatatataatataataatatgtatataataatatatttctatattttttacgtgtataTCAATCCCGTAAAGGAGTATCGTAGCAAAAAAGTTAGAttcaaagagagagaaaaaaaaaaaaaaaaaaacgtgaaaaaaaatgattgaatcaaaattattcttgtgtatatataatgtatattatataatacacatatatagcTCAAGGAAAAGTGTTTGTCCGCAGTCTTCtcataaaatataacattatttataattgtatatatatatatgtagtcttaaagtgaaaatttgcCTTCGTGCATCGCATAGTTGAATACTCGaaggaattattattattactactatattattattgttaatataatCAGTATATTATAAGCTAgttcaatactttttttttgtcgtcataTAGTCAATTCCTTTCATCGCATTCTTTAATAGTGTTTATtcataacgtatatataaaacCTATTGTTTGTATTCTCTTTGTAAACGAAAGGAAagacagtatatatatatatatattcgttcaTCGATtaggtataagtatatatgtttgcatacatgtatacgatatatatctatatacagtTGTTTCAGTTTGACACAATAGGTATACTCTTTCGTTTtacgaaaacgaagaaaaaaaaaaaaaaaaaaagaagcaaaagagtttaaaaaacagaaaacgaaTCTTGATAGAATCAAAAGTTTGGCAGTCTTTTTCCGCTGCTGTTTCACGGCGGTTGggcgattttcgatttttccttttgttaCGTCgcttaaattaattaattaattaattaattaattatcagcgAATCGATAACTCTCCGACTTGTAAATCGCAATATATTATCGTACGTAACGCACGTCTGCATTTTTATGATTTACGAATTAGGGAAGAAGAGGATGGTAGTAAACGGGTTTGCGACTTTTTTCGATTACGTAAAAAGCCTTTGGTTTCCCATTGCCAGGGAAATTTTTGTGCATACTGGTAGAGCCGGACTTAGCGGCAAACGGTGCGTAATAAGACGTTGCGGATTTTTTCCGGTGTTTCTTCTGCCTCTGCATCAAGCTCCCGGAAGTGTACAATGAATTCTGTACCGGATCATTGACGAGGGTGTTCCAAACGAGCCGATTAATATGATCCTTGTTCTTATCTCCCGGCTTTATTTTGTACACGATCGAGTCATCcaatcgataatttttgtcCCTTGCCGCTGCATGATTCTCCGCGTTGTAGTTCAAACGCTTGTCGTTATTCCTCACTCGCTTCGTCTTAAGAtccgtgaaattttcttcttcaccttCTTCCCCTCCTTCTTCGGGCATTGAAACCCCCTGCGattcgttcttcttcttcttcatcagcCGCTGCTGAACGCGTTCTTCCGCGATACGTTTTTTCTCCGCGATCTTCTTCATCGTCGGTAAATTCCAGTGATAAATACTTCCGGGCTTACCGTTGCTGTGAAAACCTACGGGGCTGTAATTCTTCACGGAGCCACCCTTGTTCCGCGCACCCCCAAAATTCGCCTCCCCGTTTGCCCCGATCGTCTTGTGAGGCTTCGTTATCGCATAGTAGGGCAGACTCGGGGGCAACTTCACTACGTATACGTGGCTGTCCCCGTGGCCTCCGTGCCTCCGGCCGTAGCTCGAGTGGTGGGGACTCTGAGGCCCCGTTTTTGGCGGTGGCTCGGGGCCCGCCAAACGCTTCTTGTGATGCCCTTGCGGTATACGGAGCGGCGAAAGTCCCAGCCTGTTGAGGAGGGCCGCGTTACTCGTGTGGACCGTTTCGAATCCCCCGGTTTTATCCACCGCCGAGGAACCCGCGACCCGCACAGAAGTTGGGCCCACGAAAACCATCAACGCAAGCAGAGAGAGCCTGAAACTGAAAATAGGGAGGAAATTCCGCTGTTAGTTCGTCGCCAATTTCACatcatacatataaatacGTTATGTTTATatgtaggggagggtgggaagcttaagatttttcatatcttaaaaaattttggggcaaagtgggtccctgaaattttttaatcacctcGACTTTTTaccaaatataaattattcgagtATCATAATTACTCTAAGGatattattctgattttaggcgTTATTTTCTCGAGAAGCCCACTTTGAATCACCCTCCCTTATAGATGGGCGTCAATGGCGACTCGTGAGAATCGAACCACGTTTAATGAAAACAATAATCCGGCCTTAGACGCCCGAGGAGGTTTCGGCCCGTCGAACGTCTTCGACGCTGCACGCAACTGCACAGATCTCTGCAGTTTTGCAGGTTTTATATCGAAGATCTAGCCAATGGTGGGCTGTCCATACCTACGTGTAACGCGGCTAGTATCCCTGGCTAATCTTTGcttttatttcaaaacaaCCTTCCATTATACTCGTGAAGTGTACCTCATCCACACGTACATGTgcgtatatagtatataccttCATCCAACGTCTGCGcacatatgtgtgtatatatatatatattagtattttatatacataaaatatgtataggCAAAGTCCTCGTTTACCGTGGGAGATATATTTCTGTGGATCATTGCCGCACAGCTTTTGCAACGAGAACGCGGAAGATGTCTGGTGTAACTATATGATATCTTGATATTGAATGAGGACCtccatatatgcatatagaaTATAGATGCTGCtattgctgttgctgttgcttgTCTTTTCTCCAGACACGTCTAGTAGTGATCAAGAAGCAGCTTTTTTACTAGAGTTATATGTATGCACACACGTGTTATTATGTGTAATAACCATATAACAAGCACGCTGGGTTTGCGacagaataatttatgtaccgAAGGTATACGAGCTTAATTCGTGCGGTCAACCGAGTTTCAATGCTTAACAAAGCTTAATATATAactgaattttaaatattcactCATTTTCCCATATCTTTTTAATCATTCAAACAATCGTTTTCGCACATCGTTCAAACGCgaaacaaatttctttatggagttattacaatttttgaaaaaattcagacctGGCAGATTTTATTGTTAAAGTTTGatactacaaaaaaaattatttatatacacaaaaaataaaaatttcctcatCCCTAAGAAAGTGAGTTAATGCGAGAACGCGACGGTAATTTTTCTTACTGCGTTGCACACAAGAAATTAGAACAGCCCCCGTGCCCCCGTAATATGTATACCTGATTCTGGTAAATCGACCTGGCAGCGTGCATCGAGCatgattaaatattattgaaatattcgtGGTAGTCGGCATAaagtgtaatatattatacagaagTATATAAATACTGAAAGTGTACGGTTGCCGATAGGCAGATCGGATCGGTATTGACGAAAGGTTTCTCTTTCAGGGGAAACAAATCCTGACAGAATGATGGATCGTTATACAGCGAGGAGACCGATCGTCTAATTTAAACGTCTGACCGTGTAAAATACCCGGACCTGCGTGCCGTGACGTGCCATATTTGAACAAAAGTGGATACACGGTGATTCCTTG from Diprion similis isolate iyDipSimi1 chromosome 3, iyDipSimi1.1, whole genome shotgun sequence includes:
- the LOC124404000 gene encoding uncharacterized protein LOC124404000; this encodes MCRSISFRLSLLALMVFVGPTSVRVAGSSAVDKTGGFETVHTSNAALLNRLGLSPLRIPQGHHKKRLAGPEPPPKTGPQSPHHSSYGRRHGGHGDSHVYVVKLPPSLPYYAITKPHKTIGANGEANFGGARNKGGSVKNYSPVGFHSNGKPGSIYHWNLPTMKKIAEKKRIAEERVQQRLMKKKKNESQGVSMPEEGGEEGEEENFTDLKTKRVRNNDKRLNYNAENHAAARDKNYRLDDSIVYKIKPGDKNKDHINRLVWNTLVNDPVQNSLYTSGSLMQRQKKHRKKSATSYYAPFAAKSGSTSMHKNFPGNGKPKAFYVIEKSRKPVYYHPLLP